One genomic segment of Fundulus heteroclitus isolate FHET01 chromosome 10, MU-UCD_Fhet_4.1, whole genome shotgun sequence includes these proteins:
- the atoh1c gene encoding protein atonal homolog 1, with amino-acid sequence MPPRKSLFGPFNPGSPEGEVGCAAPADLSGDIHALLQRSRAQEQSEAARSRDGRDFCEAPCAIVELRLGSAGSALRYLQPDRCALERAQRRRRLAANARERRRMLGLNVAFDRLRSVIPNLESEKKLSKSETLQMAQIYISTLTELLQDGAGTCGSSEPNRTGPGADARNAERSR; translated from the coding sequence ATGCCACCGCGTAAAAGCCTGTTTGGGCCCTTCAACCCGGGATCCCCCGAGGGTGAGGTGGGCTGCGCGGCCCCCGCGGACCTCAGCGGGGACATCCACGCCCTGCTGCAGCGGTCCCGAGCGCAGGAGCAGAGCGAGGCGGCGCGCTCCAGAGACGGCCGCGACTTCTGCGAGGCTCCGTGCGCCATCGTGGAGCTCCGGCTGGGCTCCGCCGGGAGCGCGCTGCGCTATCTGCAGCCGGACAGGTGCGCCCTGGAGCGGGCGCAgcggcggcggcgcctggcCGCCAACGCCCGCGAGAGGAGGAGGATGCTCGGCCTGAACGTCGCCTTCGACCGGCTGCGCAGCGTCATCCCGAACCTGGAGAGCGAGAAGAAGCTGTCCAAATCCGAGACTCTGCAGATGGCCCAGATTTACATCAGCACCCTGACCGAGCTGCTGCAGGACGGAGCCGGGACGTGCGGGTCTTCGGAACCGAACAGAACCGGACCGGGAGCCGACGCCCGGAACGCGGAGAGGAGCAGATAA